A genomic stretch from Roseovarius nanhaiticus includes:
- a CDS encoding N-acetylmuramoyl-L-alanine amidase, translating into MKTWMGAAALWVLGTAAAAQQSDFGALARLDPEASAITERRGDISAVLALSQGVPFRIFSLDAPPRIVVDFREVDWAGTLGPELVQTDLVTSARVGGFRPGWSRMVLELAGPYALAQAGLTSDPNGAGAELHLLLEETTAEVFAAGAGVPEQPGWDLPEPADTGARPEAKGDGDLVIVLDPGHGGIDPGAGEGETLEKDVMLAFARVLKEALLRRGDTQVVMTREDDSFVSLERRVAIAHAAEADLFLSLHADSLGEGRARGATIYKLGKDASDAASAALAERHDRADMLAGLDLSGTDDVVADVLMDLARMETQPRADLLARALLIGLEEGALPVNSKPIRTASFSVLKSPDIPSLLLELGFLSNGRDLNNLTDPEWRGRMAQAIADGIGAWMIADAANADLVRQ; encoded by the coding sequence ATGAAAACTTGGATGGGTGCGGCTGCCTTGTGGGTGCTTGGCACCGCGGCGGCAGCACAACAAAGCGATTTCGGCGCATTGGCCCGCCTCGATCCAGAGGCGAGCGCCATTACCGAGCGGCGCGGCGATATCAGCGCTGTTCTGGCGCTGAGCCAGGGCGTGCCGTTCCGCATCTTCAGTCTGGATGCGCCGCCGCGGATCGTTGTCGATTTTCGCGAGGTGGACTGGGCCGGAACGCTCGGACCGGAATTGGTGCAGACGGATCTGGTCACCTCGGCGCGCGTCGGCGGCTTTCGCCCCGGCTGGTCGCGCATGGTGCTGGAGCTGGCCGGCCCATACGCGCTGGCACAGGCGGGGCTGACCAGCGATCCGAACGGCGCCGGGGCCGAGCTGCACCTTTTGCTGGAGGAGACTACGGCGGAGGTCTTCGCCGCAGGCGCGGGCGTGCCCGAGCAGCCGGGCTGGGACTTGCCCGAGCCGGCGGATACGGGCGCGCGGCCCGAGGCGAAGGGGGATGGCGATCTGGTGATCGTGCTCGATCCGGGTCATGGCGGCATCGATCCGGGCGCGGGCGAGGGCGAGACGCTGGAGAAGGACGTGATGCTGGCCTTCGCGCGCGTGCTGAAAGAGGCGCTGCTAAGGCGCGGCGACACCCAAGTGGTGATGACGCGCGAGGATGACAGTTTTGTCTCGCTCGAGCGGCGCGTGGCCATCGCCCATGCCGCCGAGGCCGATCTGTTCCTGTCGCTCCATGCGGATTCGCTGGGCGAGGGGCGCGCGCGCGGCGCCACGATCTACAAGCTGGGCAAGGACGCTAGCGATGCGGCAAGCGCCGCGCTGGCCGAGCGGCATGACCGCGCCGACATGCTGGCGGGGCTCGATCTCAGCGGGACGGATGATGTGGTGGCCGACGTGCTGATGGATCTGGCCCGGATGGAGACACAGCCGCGCGCCGACCTGTTGGCGCGTGCGCTGCTGATCGGGCTGGAGGAGGGCGCGCTGCCGGTCAACTCCAAGCCGATCCGCACGGCCAGCTTTTCCGTCCTGAAATCGCCGGATATTCCGTCTCTTTTGCTGGAGCTGGGCTTTTTGTCGAATGGCCGTGATCTGAATAATCTGACCGATCCTGAATGGCGCGGGCGCATGGCGCAGGCCATCGCGGACGGGATCGGCGCCTGGATGATCGCGGATGCGGCCAATGCCGATCTGGTGCGTCAGTAG